The following proteins are co-located in the Microcebus murinus isolate Inina chromosome 21, M.murinus_Inina_mat1.0, whole genome shotgun sequence genome:
- the HRH1 gene encoding histamine H1 receptor, whose amino-acid sequence MPHLNSSCVLEDNMCEGNKTAVARPQLMPLVVVLSTVSLVTVGLNLLVLYAVRIERKLHTVGNLYIVSLSVADLIVGAVVMPMNILYLLRSRWSLGRPLCLFWLSMDYVASTASIFSVFILCIDRYRSVQQPLRYLKYRTKTRASATILGAWFLSFLWVIPILGWHHFMSKIAKRREDKCETDFYDVTWFKVMTAIINFYLPTVLMLWFYVKIYKAVRRHCQHRELINGSLPSFSETKLRPENPKVGAKKPGKASPWEVLKRKPEDAGGGPVLKPPSQDPKEMKSPVAFSRDEDGGVAKLHCFPLDIVQMQTVAEESVKDYVAVSESQSQLQMEAQGLNMHRASEISGDQVLADSQSFSRTDSDNPPEPAPSKGKLKSGSNTGLDYIKFTWKRLRSHSRQCVSGLHINRERKAARQLGFIMAAFILCWIPYFIFFMVIAFCENCCNEHVHMFTIWLGYINSTLNPLIYPLCNENFKKTFKKILHIRS is encoded by the coding sequence ATGCCCCATCTCAATTCCTCCTGCGTCTTAGAAGACAACATGTGTGAGGGGAACAAGACCGCTGTGGCCAGGCCCCAACTGATGCCCCTGGTGGTGGTCCTGAGCACCGTCTCCTTGGTCACAGTGGGCCTCAACCTGCTGGTGCTGTATGCCGTCCGGATCGAGCGGAAGCTACACACTGTGGGGAACCTGTACATCGTCAGCCTCTCGGTGGCAGACCTCATCGTGGGTGCTGTCGTCATGCCCATGAACATCCTCTACCTACTCAGGTCCAGGTGGTCCCTGGGCCGGCCGCTCTGCCTCTTTTGGCTTTCCATGGACTACGTGGCCAGCACAGCGTCCATTTTCAGCGTCTTTATCTTATGCATTGATCGCTACCGCTCTGTCCAGCAGCCCCTCAGGTACCTGAAGTATCGTACCAAGACCCGAGCATCAGCCACCATCCTGGGGGCCTGGTTCCTCTCCTTTCTGTGGGTTATTCCCATTCTAGGCTGGCATCACTTCATGTCAAAGATTGCGAAGCGCCGAGAGGACAAGTGCGAGACAGACTTCTACGATGTCACCTGGTTCAAGGTCATGACTGCCATCATCAACTTCTACCTGCCCACCGTGCTCATGCTCTGGTTCTATGTCAAGATCTACAAGGCTGTCCGGCGGCATTGTCAGCACCGGGAGCTCATCAATggatccctcccttccttctcagaAACTAAGCTGAGGCCAGAGAATCCCAAGGTGGGTGCCAAGAAACCAGGGAAGGCATCTCCCTGGGAGGTTCTGAAAAGAAAGCCGGAAGATGCTGGTGGTGGACCTGTCTTGAAGCCACCATCCCAAGACCCCAAAGAGATGAAATCTCCAGTTGCCTTCAGCCGGGATGAGGATGGAGGAGTGGCCAAACTCCACTGCTTCCCACTTGACATCGTGCAGATGCAGACTGTGGCAGAGGAGAGTGTCAAGGACTACGTGGCTGTCAGCGAGAGCCAGAGCCAGCTCCAGATGGAGGCGCAGGGCCTGAATATGCATCGGGCCAGCGAGATATCAGGGGATCAGGTGTTAGCTGATAGCCAGTCCTTCTCCCGGACAGACTCAGACAACCCCCCAGAGCCAGCACCCAGCAAAGGCAAATTGAAAAGTGGATCTAACACAGGGCTGGATTACATCAAGTTCACTTGGAAGAGGCTCCGCTCACATTCGAGACAGTGTGTGTCTGGGTTGCACATCAATCGGGAACGGAAGGCGGCCAGACAATTGGGTTTTATCATGGCAGCCTTCATCCTTTGCTGGATTCCTTACTTCATCTTCTTCATGGTCATTGCCTTCTGTGAGAACTGCTGCAATGAGCATGTGCACATGTTCACCATCTGGCTGGGCTATATCAACTCCACACTGAACCCCCTCATCTACCCCTTGTGCAATGAGAACTTCAAGAAGACGTTCAAGAAAATTCTGCACATTCGCTCCTAA